Within Wyeomyia smithii strain HCP4-BCI-WySm-NY-G18 chromosome 2, ASM2978416v1, whole genome shotgun sequence, the genomic segment CAACTAGCGAATACCCAACTAACGAAAACTCAACGAGTAAATTACCGCTGTATTTTGTGCAGTCGTTTTAGGTCTGTGCTTATTCTATATGCCCCATATCCCCTATGTTTGCCACTTCTCACATCTCTTTTgcaattcgggttattcgcgttgaaagagattttgaaggctgttcgcacctacgtgaacactcatatgtaattgtcaaaacgtgcgtgatgacaaaagcaaaagtatttccttccttctttttcgcatgcaaaaaccaaacaaatatcagcaacaccgtcaacgcgaattgacAACGACAAACGCCGGAAAGCTAGCATGCGTGATTGTTTTTTTTGCGCGTTTGTTATCGTTCGATTGTACGCCGGCACTTTTCTTTTCAGTTTAACATTTAAaagtttttaccgaaaaattgatTCCTTTTTTATGTGCTTACTATAATGTCATCAATCATTATACAGACTTTTCGCCGGCAACTGCTGTTGCGAGCAAAAATTTCACGTGACCTCACAAGTTTACCATTTCTTCTTACCCGAGAATCACTAGTGCGACGAAACGTTTACATCCACACCAGTAGCTGTTTTGTAAACAAGGCAACCTTCCGAGACGATGTTTCTCTGTTAGCAGCTAAACAGGACCCGGACACATTCGGAACATTATCACCATCGGTTGAGGAGCCCGATGTGCCAAACGAGGGAGATCTTCAGGaggaaaattttctacaaaatcTTCCGTCGCGGTCACAAAAACTTTCCACAAAACAGTATGCAGATTTGATAAAAgatcatttaaaaaataagcgaATCAAGGAAGCGATCGATGTACTGGAAGTACGCATGAAGGAGGATCGGGTGAAACCCGTAAATTacctgttcaatttagtgattGGAGGATGCGCTCGGGTTGGATACAGCAAAAAAGCTTTCCAGCTGTACAATAAGATGAAACAGCATGGGTTGAAGGTGACGGGTGGAACGTACACTTCATTGTTCAATGCCTGCGCCAATTCTCCGTTTCTGAGCGATGGATTGCACAAAGCCAATCGTTTGAGGGAGATTATGATAGAAAAAGGTTACGAACCTAACGAATCTAATTACAACGCAATGATAAAAGCTTACGGAAGATGTGGAGAGTTGAAAACAGCGTTCCAGCTGGTTGATGATATGATAGCTAAGGAACTGAGTGTGGACACAGACACGTTTAATTTTTTACTACAAGCTTGCATTAGTGACGAAGAGTTTGGTTTCCGGCATGCTTTACTCGTGTGGCACAAGATGTATCGTATGAGAGCCTCGCCAGATATTTACTCTTTTAATTTACTGTTGAGATGTGTTCGAGACTGTGGATTGGGTGATCTGGAAACCACCGAGTTAGTTATAGGACAAATCCTCGATCAGCATAAACCGAAACTTCAACAAGGGAATAATGATGAGACCCCATTGGTTGGCGATGGTAGCAGTGAAACTTTGAGCCAGGAAACCCAGCTGACAAACATTAATCGAGAAATAATTTCGGAAGGTGCCCCAAACCTTTTGTCTCGAAAGCCACATTTGGGTAGTCTGATTGCTTTGGCAGAAATTCGTAAACCCGAAGAGCGATTCCTGTTACTTGGAGGCCTCCAAGGATTTCTGCAGGAAATGGAGCTTGCCAAGGTGCAACCGGATATCAAGACGATGACCGAGTTACTGGAAGTTATTCCTCCTACGATTGTGGCCGAAAAGCAGATTCTTTCCACCGTTCGCCGTTACGGTATACGATGTGACATTGACTTCTTCAACATCCTTATTAAGAAGCGATCGATGCGGTTCGACTATGACGCAGCGCGTGAAGTTCTCACCATGATAAAAACTGCCAGGCTGGAACCGGATATTGTAACTTACGGCGTCCTGGCGCTTGGCTGTAGAGTTCCAGAGGAAGCTCGAGCATTATTGCGCGAGATGTCCGATGCTGGCGTGCGGTAATTTGAATCTTGATTTATCACTGTAcgaatttataactttttgctTTGTTTCAGAGTAAACATTCAAATTCTAGGAGCCATGTTGCGCCAGGGAATGGCCACTCAAAACTTCCGCTACGTAACTGAAATTTTACAAATTGTGTATCAGCAACGGCTGAAGccgaatgaaaaatttttgcaacatttagaagatttcaacaaaaaatgcgAGCAGCAAAGCCATGCTTATGATCGAAATCCGCGTAAGGCCGGTTGTGAAACGTTCAGGATGGAGTATAATCGATACAAGCTTAAGTTGGATTACTGGAAGGAACAAATGGGACTACAGGGTCTCGATTGGGATGCTGCCCGGGGGATTGTACGGGAGCATCCGTGGGAACAATTTAAACAGCCGCAGGCGGACGGTTTCGAAGCCACCAAAAATCCCAAATTGCGACATAAAAAGAAGAAACATCATTCGATACGAAAGCTGGCGGTGGATGATGAGGAAGTGATCAATAAGCGAATAGAGTAAGTTAGTGATAACTAGACTTTTCTGTATATAGGCTAGTCTGATTTAGTTGTTCCAATAAAATAAACTGTTTGTCAGTTTAACAATAATTTGTAACTTGGTTGAGAAATACTTGCAAAACGAGCTAGGTACAATTTTATCCTTCTAGTTATAAAGTCCGATTAGAGTGTAAATTGAGTTCGTAGAGATGCGAGTCGCTAATTTGCTTATGTTTTTTTCACTGATTGGCTTTAAACCAGCCTTGCCAGATTTGAGTATTTATCCTTGCGTACAGAGCGTCCAGAGAAAGCATgcaattttttcattatttatttattattatttgttgaatTTTCTAAACATCTGGAATAAACTAACGCAAACATTTCTAGCTTTCTACAGATTATGTGACTGAGTGAAGAAAAAGTTTAGAAATAAACGGCCTTTTGTTAGGTACATTTCTGGCATCGCTGCTGTTTTTTTCGCGCACTCAAAAGGCGGCATTCTGTCGCATTGGTCGTGTTTTGTCCAGTCTTGTTATAGTGTTTTACTCACCtttcatattttaaaaattgtaaaTATATTGTATATTTTAGAATAACGTAATAAAAGTGAATCGAATTCATTTGAATACTAGACGAACCTGGTGCTACTTAGCTAGAAAAAAATGAGCTCCGACTTGGACTACGAAGAACAGAGTAAATATGCCAATTTAGGCCTAGCAGATCAAACTCAATACGGTGCATTGTTATTTCCAGAACTACTTCGGCGGAAGAAGAAATCATCGGAAGCTGGCAATTTGCTGCAGCTGGCAGAAGTATGTCTCAAACTCGGCGAGCTATACAACGATCGTGGCGAGCACCGAAAAGCCTTGAACGAATTcaaactggtagggaaagcgtATAGCAAACAAAATATGGCAATGGAAGTGGGTCGTGCGTATCGGATGGTTGGTGAAATGTTTATGCTTCTGGGAGAATACGAGAAAGCACTTCAATATGAGGCGAATTATCTGGAAATAGCCCAGCGAGAAGGAGACCAAGTAGAACAGCAGCGGGCGCTCGTTACGATTGGCAGGACCCATCTACTGCAAGGGCAGAGTTGCGAAGAAAAGGCTGAAGATTCGCTGAAAGAAGCAGAAAAGGTTTTCCAAAAGAGTCTAAAGATGAGTCGACATTTGAAGGGTATTCCCAGAATAGAacagatggatatggaagccaGATCGTTTCTTAATTTGGGTGTTACCAAGGAACATCAGGGACAGTTGAATGTTGCTATTAATTACATGCAAGACGCGATTAAGATAGCAAAGAATAACGAACTGCATGAGCTGCTACATCTTTGTTACATGTCTTGTGCTCTGATGTTTCTAAAACAGGATGATTATTCAAAAGCTTTAAAGATTCTTAACGAAGCTCTAGAAGTGGCATCAAGACTTCACAACAAGacaacaaaaatgtgtgaaaccCTGTTAATCAAATCGGACGTTATGATTCGCATGGGGGACTTCCAAAGTGCGCGGCAGTCATTAAAGCAGGCATACCGATTGAAGACTCCTGTTGTTTCCGATGCAGAGAGCATAGAGCGTCAGCTGAAAATTGTAGTAGCACTTTGCCGCATTGAGGATAAACTAATCACTACTGACGACAATGATCATGCTACGAAGAAACGCCTCTACGAACAGATGGGTGACGGATCCTGCAAGCTGGAAAATTACAGTAAAGGAATCGATTATTACCTGAAAATGTTAGATTGCGCTCGGCGCAACGGAGAGACCGACCGGGAGTTGGTTCCGATTTATGTGAGTTTGTATCAGACGTACAAGGATAATAAGCAATATACGGAAGCTCTTGAATATCTTTGGAAAGAGCacgatttaataaaaaatataccgAAAGAAGCTTTCAACACGTTACTTAACATAGCGGAAGTTTACGAGTTGCAAGAAGAGTCATACTTTGAAATCGAGGACATTTATCGTCGTGCTCGTCAGGAAGCGAAAAAGCTTAAGTCGCTCAAGAGTGAAAAAGTAGCACTGAAACGCTGCATAGCGGTGTTGAAGAAGCACGGTATGGATCTCATGGTGGAAAACTTGGAAACGGAAGCCGCACAAGCTGGGATTGATTTGACCTCATCTGATGTCGAAAGCGACAGCGACACTGAACAGAATGAGACGGAAACTTCGATCGAGTTTCACATTAACACGGAGGAATTCGGAGACGATGTGGATCTGGCAGAGCTGTCCAACTCAGAGAACGAAGATCAACCAAAAGCTAGCGATGTACAGCCGGAAGCTAGGGCCACGAGGAAGCGGGGTACTTCTTTCAAGGTAGACCTTTCAACTGATTGTTATTTTTCTGTCTAATTAATGCATATGTTTAATAAACAGGTGCGCCGAAACGGCAAAGGAGAAACTCAATTACATCAGGCATGCATTAATGGTAATATCGTTCTCGTACAGAAGCTTCTAGACCAGGGCCATCCAGTTAACGTTCGGGATAATGCTGGTTGGCTTCCGCTTCACGAAGCTTGCATTCATGGTCACAAAgaaattgtcgatatattgGTGGAACGAGGGGCTCATATCAACGATAAAGGAGGGGTCAAATGTGATGGGATTACACCGTTGTATGACGCGTGCTCCAATGGAAACCTTGAAGTGATAGAGCTTCTACTGGATCGAGGAGCCAACTGTACTTTGCAAACCGATTCTGGAGACACTGCTCTGAATGTTTTGGAACAATGGTTTAAAGCTAGTCAGACGATGCTTCCGAGTGAGATAATTGCTTCTTACAAGAGCGTACGGGGCAGAATTGAAGAATGTTTCAACAAGGCAGGTATCAAGTTGAATGAGGCTTCCTCTATGCCGGAAGCAATCGAGGTAGAACCCTCTACAAGCGAGGGTCGGGCTAGTCGCAGACGAACAAATCAACTCAGTCGGCCGAATAGCGGCACGACGGAAAGAGATGTTCATTCGGTTAGCACAAGCAACAAAAAACCACGAAATTCGCCCCGCGTTCGCCATCGAGACGTCCTCTCAGACTCGTCTGATTTATCGTCAGATTCGGACGACGGGAAAAAGGTAGACAACTCAGTTTCTTTACCCCTAGGAAGTTCTCGTTCAGCGTCAACCGGTCTTAACGATTACCGCGATGCAATGCAGGTGCTACGGAAAGGTTCAACAGTCAGAGCGCAGATAGTTTCCCCTTTAAAAGATCCCAATCCTGCTCCTGCGAAACGTCCCGCCTATTTACATCAGGACGAGGTTGATGATGACTGGCTAGAGGATGATCTTGGCCCCAATTCCAAGCGGCAAAAATTTTTCTCCGACAcaagttatacaaaaaaatcacCCATCCGATCGGCTAATCGAAGCTTTGAAAAAGAAGACAGCCCTCCCATATCTGATGATACAATTACTACAACCGGCATAGATTACGATTCGGATGATGGTTGTCAAATGATCATGGATAGAGTTTCGTTAGAGGAAGGTGAACCTTCGGCAGTCGATGCCCATCAGATACTGATGAATGCATCGGAAAAAAGCTTCTCCAAAAAGTCCTCTAGTCACCAGAGTGCGCGTCGGCAATCCTCGTTTCACGAACCGGCAGAATATCAAGCGTCATTGCTTGAAGTTGGAATCAGTGTATCTCCACGTTCGCCAAGTCCCCCGGCTGACGAGCTGGAGGAACAGACATCACCGACGAAGGATGATGAACCGGTTGAAAATAAGTCGCCCGTTAAGCTGCTACCGCCAAGCGTACTTCGGGTTGTCGTCGAAGGTGAGGTGATCGATGTGGACTACGATGAAGATCGTCTTACGGAGTTGAACGTGGAATGGTTGATCAACGAGGTTGCGCAGCAATACGGACTGTGAGTATCAATACTGAGTTTGGTGCTAGATTTTGCTCTGAGAGTTATTGTTCTATTACAGAAAGCATGGCAAGCGTCCACTTTTGAAGCTTCTCCGCCCAGACGGTGGTCTATGTGTGGGTTCTGATCCTCTGACCACACTTCTCGGTGGCGATGATACTGCTATCAATTCCTATGTTATAGAGTACCAAAAACTGCCAGCAGAGCAGTTTTTTAATGACTATTGTAACTATCATAATCTTggtaagacataatttgacaaTCTGATGCTATAGTTCTCTAATAACTTGATTAAGATTTTCAGAATGTCCTACCGAAGTAATGAAAGCCCTTGCAGTGATGGAATCTACAAAAAGCTTTAGTTTGCAGCATAATTTCTTCGAAGATAGCCCTGAACAGTGGGCTGTTTTGTTTCAAGCTCTCGAGGACCAAGAATGCCTTCG encodes:
- the LOC129722238 gene encoding pentatricopeptide repeat-containing protein 1, mitochondrial, which produces MSSIIIQTFRRQLLLRAKISRDLTSLPFLLTRESLVRRNVYIHTSSCFVNKATFRDDVSLLAAKQDPDTFGTLSPSVEEPDVPNEGDLQEENFLQNLPSRSQKLSTKQYADLIKDHLKNKRIKEAIDVLEVRMKEDRVKPVNYLFNLVIGGCARVGYSKKAFQLYNKMKQHGLKVTGGTYTSLFNACANSPFLSDGLHKANRLREIMIEKGYEPNESNYNAMIKAYGRCGELKTAFQLVDDMIAKELSVDTDTFNFLLQACISDEEFGFRHALLVWHKMYRMRASPDIYSFNLLLRCVRDCGLGDLETTELVIGQILDQHKPKLQQGNNDETPLVGDGSSETLSQETQLTNINREIISEGAPNLLSRKPHLGSLIALAEIRKPEERFLLLGGLQGFLQEMELAKVQPDIKTMTELLEVIPPTIVAEKQILSTVRRYGIRCDIDFFNILIKKRSMRFDYDAAREVLTMIKTARLEPDIVTYGVLALGCRVPEEARALLREMSDAGVRVNIQILGAMLRQGMATQNFRYVTEILQIVYQQRLKPNEKFLQHLEDFNKKCEQQSHAYDRNPRKAGCETFRMEYNRYKLKLDYWKEQMGLQGLDWDAARGIVREHPWEQFKQPQADGFEATKNPKLRHKKKKHHSIRKLAVDDEEVINKRIE
- the LOC129721057 gene encoding tonsoku-like protein; translated protein: MSSDLDYEEQKLLRRKKKSSEAGNLLQLAEVCLKLGELYNDRGEHRKALNEFKLVGKAYSKQNMAMEVGRAYRMVGEMFMLLGEYEKALQYEANYLEIAQREGDQVEQQRALVTIGRTHLLQGQSCEEKAEDSLKEAEKVFQKSLKMSRHLKGIPRIEQMDMEARSFLNLGVTKEHQGQLNVAINYMQDAIKIAKNNELHELLHLCYMSCALMFLKQDDYSKALKILNEALEVASRLHNKTTKMCETLLIKSDVMIRMGDFQSARQSLKQAYRLKTPVVSDAESIERQLKIVVALCRIEDKLITTDDNDHATKKRLYEQMGDGSCKLENYSKGIDYYLKMLDCARRNGETDRELVPIYVSLYQTYKDNKQYTEALEYLWKEHDLIKNIPKEAFNTLLNIAEVYELQEESYFEIEDIYRRARQEAKKLKSLKSEKVALKRCIAVLKKHGMDLMVENLETEAAQAGIDLTSSDVESDSDTEQNETETSIEFHINTEEFGDDVDLAELSNSENEDQPKASDVQPEARATRKRGTSFKVRRNGKGETQLHQACINGNIVLVQKLLDQGHPVNVRDNAGWLPLHEACIHGHKEIVDILVERGAHINDKGGVKCDGITPLYDACSNGNLEVIELLLDRGANCTLQTDSGDTALNVLEQWFKASQTMLPSEIIASYKSVRGRIEECFNKAGIKLNEASSMPEAIEVEPSTSEGRASRRRTNQLSRPNSGTTERDVHSVSTSNKKPRNSPRVRHRDVLSDSSDLSSDSDDGKKVDNSVSLPLGSSRSASTGLNDYRDAMQVLRKGSTVRAQIVSPLKDPNPAPAKRPAYLHQDEVDDDWLEDDLGPNSKRQKFFSDTSYTKKSPIRSANRSFEKEDSPPISDDTITTTGIDYDSDDGCQMIMDRVSLEEGEPSAVDAHQILMNASEKSFSKKSSSHQSARRQSSFHEPAEYQASLLEVGISVSPRSPSPPADELEEQTSPTKDDEPVENKSPVKLLPPSVLRVVVEGEVIDVDYDEDRLTELNVEWLINEVAQQYGLKHGKRPLLKLLRPDGGLCVGSDPLTTLLGGDDTAINSYVIEYQKLPAEQFFNDYCNYHNLECPTEVMKALAVMESTKSFSLQHNFFEDSPEQWAVLFQALEDQECLRELSLNETELSNEDFKHLALKLSSLKNLEILNLSINCITYIGLQSLSYLAENSSNVLTRLTELDLSRNPLMDKSLLVLTDVCRELTQLRVLRLKSTSLTNLTFPAIPMDISRLLVFDVSENDLNQKSIDYLFSAWNTRILIELNVQSLGNLEDFTSLLILTLQTKDFDMLRMVDLSDCDLTDDVFSTIVFALKKSAEKLMRIDASFNSQLTRKSLILVFDSFSDRSLELVRFEQNALVLDDWKDDLLEVIGYDESKYYPGRVELMVPLRLTEEDRVDLRSSLESFWRTIWPERYVVEMDEWTVTLSQKEKLRLNIQ